From the genome of Liolophura sinensis isolate JHLJ2023 chromosome 5, CUHK_Ljap_v2, whole genome shotgun sequence:
tgcagtatgtgggaaggccttctaGCAACCTCtggatgatcgtggattttCCTCAGTGATCGTGGATGTCCCTGAAGATCAGCCCGATTTCTTCACATTAATGCACACCATCCTTGTACAGGTGATTTATTCTGATTAAAGTGTGAAACTCCAGTcagataaattatttaaataaataaaatatacactgAAACGTTTTGAATGCAAATTCTTTCTGGAGTTAAATCAGTTCAGcctataaatgtttaaaatttaaatgtttcattgtgTATCTTTTTTCTGTGTAGTGATTATTGAGTAAGAAAGAGGCATGAGTTAGATACATATACCAGATATATCAAGTTTTGGAAGCAAATATTGCCGGTCTGAATCACATGTTTATttctataataaaataatattgtttgatGAATGTCACTGATCAGTGTTGACACATGCATTGAAGTTaacaatgtatatgtgtgtgataTGTACGGTACATGAACACATCAGATTGTGGGTGAACAAGAAGCTGGTTAGCATCAGTGAAGAGAACTAGACAGTATTGACAGTATTATTTTATAGAGACTAAATATGTCTAAATTTCCTAAATATGTCTAAGAGCAATGTCTAATGCATAATACTTTGATTTACATTATGACCATAAATTTAGGTTTTACtttgtaaatttaaaatattttctctctaaatgtggaaataataacatttttgtacaatgtGAAATCAAACCCTGTGAACTTACtctgaggaaaaaaaaaaaaaaaaggaaatatgaTCAACACCAGGACTTAGTTGGCAAAGGTCTCTGGCTGACAAGATTGAGATAAATATAATATGAATCATTTAAAAGTCTTCATTCAGTGTGTGCTCTCCTCTCCCGGAGGTACAGATGTCAGATTGTTTTGATATGATGAACACAAGCACACATAGTGAGTTAACAAATCTCCAGTGCTGCCTCTGCAACTATAGACATGAAACTTGattaattcttcaacttttaaGAGTCATATAATTTtatgggggtttttttttttgcttgcatttttataatgtttttttcatttcctcCAATTCGGGGCACTAGCTGTGTTTAAAATTGAGTGGTCCTCAGGGGATGTTTACTACTAAATTGTTGTGAATGTAAAAGACTTGCATATACTGTCAGATATTGACAGCTGGCTTCCTGAGTTGACACAGTTAGATTTTGGGATATTTTGTGGGAgtgtttttataaatttaatagCACTGTTTATTGTTCATTACAATAAAAATCTTGTGTAACACCAGATGTGGTGTTCATATATTTGAATTCTGACATTTTATAGGCTTCTGAGCTCGGCCAATGGCAACTAAGGTCCAAGGTGGGctgattgtacatgtgttaattaaGCGTGTCATATCACAGAATTGTTACCATTATGCTCTGAATATATGCACAGATATGTGCAATGGACATTTGACAACGTTTCAGTATGTAATAGCTTTTCTGTATTTTCAAAAAACCTGTATCAAAGAAggatatgatgtgtatttttgtaactTATGACAATGTGTtacacttgcatgtacatgtgggtaggGCCAATGACACATAATGATCAAAGCTGATATGAGTTTATGTTATTAAATCCTATCATACCCTCTGATGAGAAAGTTTTTACCTGTGTGCAGGGTTTTTCAATGGTTTACCGATAAAGTTTACTTTTTTTagtgatacattttgtttgattctgattggttcatacatttttagtttcttttcggaaagactttatgcctttatgtgcttctgcaAGCCTTTCACCAGAGaggttactgtgagttcaagtccagctcatgctgacttgcTCTCTgaacgtaagtgggaaggtctgccagcaacctgcagatggccgtgggttttcctcccaccataattctgaccgccgtcgtacaagtgaaatatccacGAGTATGGCAAAAAAGGTTATGTTAAGTCTGAGCTTAGAATTGAACAATTGTTGAAtcaaatgttttgatataaagACAGGATTTTATGCTGCcagtactatacatgtatgaacacgtACATGAAGGGAAGGGGAAATTCGTACTAATTTGGACTAATGGCTGTCTGTCAGGTTGACAAGACAGAGTTGCAAAACAGGAAGGGATTCAGTTTACAGGAGGGATGGGAACAGGCTTTAGTTATAGGAAGTACCAGGCAATAGTCATGGGTTAAAGTTACTTGAAACCACTCAGTGCTTGCACATGATGTGGTTTGCTGATAACAGTTTAAAGTTTTTCATCGTCAAAACTTCTGTGAGATGGATAGACTGGTTCAGAGAGTATGTATCCCTGTCTGGTTGTTATACGCCTATCTGATGTTTGGACAAATGGTATGAAGAATGGTAACTAAGTTGCATATTTGTTTTCAAGACTGCACTTGAAATGTGCAGGATGTTTGTTGAAATGATTTGCTTGCCTTTATAGATTTAAAACCTACAAATTTTGTTTCCATTGACATGCAGGAATTACTGCCTGCTGAATGTTCTTATGATATTGGCTTGTCATCATTCGTTGTGCCAGGCCTTATATAATATGTTTATTGTAGTTGGATACACTGTAAGGGTAATATTTAAGATGTCaccaaaaacatttattcaaatTCATAGATGGATACATAACATTATTtacttgtgagttcaagtccagctcattctggcttcctctccagccgtacgtgagaaggtctgtcagcaacctgtggatggtcgtgggtttcccccgggctgtgcccggtttccacccaccataatgctggccgccgtcgtataagtgaaatattcttgagtacggcgtaaaacaccaatcaaaaaaaaaaaaaaaaaaaaaaaaaacattatttactgATATATTTGTTATTACTGTTGCAATATAAATGGTAATTTTTTTGCTAAAGATATTTAATGACATAAATTGAACTAAAATCTCTCCAAGGACAATATTagttacacattttgcttggtGACGAGAGTTGTGGTTTGTTTTGGAAGTTTAGGATGAGCTTCTCAAAAATTCTAGTTTCAGCAAcaataatgatacatgtattttacgatatttatttacttctagAAATGCACTTTTTAGGTGacagtttaggtcatttactacAAAGTCATTATTATTGCATATGCTGAGTGtcttctacatttttttttcccaggTTACATACAGAAACAATGATGGATCTGATCCGGAATTCCACCCAAAACCTTTATGTTTGTGAAATGGCTGTCATGGGATGGATTGACTTGGTGACCGGTGATCTGGGCTGTGCCTAACCAATTCGTAGGACGTTTCATGCGGAATTCTGACTGTTGTGCCAACCAACTGAAGCTCATGATCAAGATGAAAGCCCTGCACTATTTCAACAGCTCTATTTCTAACAGTTTTGCGCTTTATATTGGAGAAAGTTTTCTCATTCTCACTCAGTGGATGGTCAGAGGATGAAATGAGTTTTGACTCAACGTGAGACTGTGCTTGTGACACTAGAGAACTTTTGAAACTGGGAAGCTGAACAAATTTTCCTCCATCTTTCTCCACATgtgcgaagttcacttggttttAAACAGTCATTTTCCTTGTGTTCCTGGACTCTTGGGATTGTGGACAAAACCTGTATTAGCCATAAATATTGCTGCTCCGAAAAAAACCCAGAGCTTGATAGTATATATTTTTCACGTAATATTTTTCTCTGGATTGTACTACCTGTTCTAGTCCAGGTATAAATTggtttatttcatatttttgtaaaattctaTACAGGAATTTCCATTTGGTTGTAAAGAACTGCAGGTCAGtactttttatgaaatgttAACTTCAGCTTAATTTTTCGTTATTTTGTACGATCATACACGTGTTAAGTAATATATGTTAAAGCTCACCAAGTGCAAGTTCCTTGTTAATAGAATTTTGAAAGCTGTGAAAACGGTTGTAATGGTTCCCAGTTGTAAGTTTATGTGTTTCCATGGACACAAGTTTTAAGACAATTTTGCAATTGAATTTGCGTACACTCATCACCAAATTGAGAAGGCaaggttttaaaaaatggagAATATTCGGAGACATTTTCCTTTCACTGGGCAAACCAACAAAGGTCTTGCCAGTGCGGAGCGTTCATCTGTGTTTCATGTGGAGATGAAGCAAGAGGCAGACCGTTCTTGTGCCCCGGATGGTATCAGGTCAGAGGTCACCAACCAGCCAGCCAATCAGGGATCAGCAGAATCTGTACAGCAGCTTCTAGCCGGCTTTGTGCAATGCCTGTCCAAGTACCACAGTTCAGGCACCCAGTTACGACAGGAATTGGGACAAACCCTAAAGGGCACCCTATATCAACCCTTGGGGGCTATGTGTACTACTAAGTTGCCCCACAATATTTTTGACCGAAGAGCAGACTTCCTTCAATTGGCCAATGACATTCATGCACTGCTCACGGGACTGCAGGAGAATCCCCCCAAAACAGAGACCAGCCAACAGGTGAGTACAAAAATGGCTTGCACAGGTTACTGAAAGGGTTTAAAGGATATATACAAAAAGGTACTATACTGCGAAGAGGAGGGtgttaaggaaaatgaagaaagatatgccaaaaaacaaaacaaaaataatgtgattaaatttttttttcatttttgagacatattgtgtattttataataatcctgctattttatgcatattttctttcgggaatattcagaaatgatgtcgtggatgaacatactgggaacatGGGACTTGCGCCCTCAATTCTGGCTGTACTACCTGCTGTCCTCCACTCTACAAAGTCGTTTTCACAGCCACCGTCACCATATTATGACATTAATATCTCATGGTTTTTGGACTCTTAACACACAGACTGCTAGAAGAGAGCATTCGTGATGCATTTAAATGTATAGAGCTTTGAAGACATTTGACAAATAGACCTTGAAACTTTTTCAGTATGGTATGCAGTTTTTTTCCACTTATAAACCTGACTCCCAgcaaagtgaaacattcttgagtatgaagGGGGAAAATGTCAATCACATAATTAACTATACATAAACAACCCATTTAACCATATATAGATAACCTATTTAACCTTTCCAGGGGTTGGGAAAAATTGAAAGTGGAGCTGATGTGGATGTCATGTACATTTGAAAAGCTGTAGAAATGACTATTTTGGACACCATTTTTTTCATCCCTTTTCAagggtgatacatgtactgatgtcgagtgagtgagtgcttggggtttaacgtcgtaccgaTGTCAAATGAACTAGAATAATGAACTTGAATAATGAACTTGGATTTTAGagtttggggaaaaaaaattgaagagctacatgtataaaacccAAAAGTACATAATCCAAGTCTGTAAATACATAGCAGGACAAGGACAGTGCCCTGCACCAAATAGCATTTTGACATAGGTCAGAGAACCAAACAGCCTTATAAATAACATGATTTTTATAACGCTCTTAATATTGTGAATAGCTGGAAGACCTGCCATTATGTCCTTCACCATCTTAAAAACTTATTTCTGGGCTTGTTAATCTGCAGGTGTATGATACGTACTTTATACAGACTGACAGCACATGAAGAGAATACAAAGCTCTGCatacgtgtacgtgtacataaacAATTCCAGACATTATTGGGTATCATTTGTCTATATTTATgtatggccacagacccccattaattttccataagcgacagtCTTAACGTGTaactcagccccaaacattccggtgccaataagctttggtccATACCTGACcgagcctgtgagaaagaagccattaaaatcttgacataggttgactgtcaaaatctggacctttctatgccggcagctggcaGGGGTGCCTAGGAATGCCAGGAGAGGTCACTGGCAacctcatcaccacctatctccttgtgtcctctcgcccagaatttcaaactttcatcattaaaactcatacctgcccaaagcttagacaatttccagcattttgataccaagcatgcacctgtacaccaaaaacggcatgCTGGCAtcaaaaaaagattttacaccctaaaatacacagaattacatatggaagttgtaatgggggtctgtgtccatgtgTTTTTCCTCATAAATGATCTGTAATGTTCTTGCCTTTGCAGTGACTGTGATAAATCTTATACAGGCTTTCATACATACTCGTGTAAATGCATTAGCTCATGTTGCTGCAGAAAGCTGTACATATGCATCTGTGACGACACTAGCTATTATTAGTTACCATTTTGTCCAGATATGCTTAATTGACCTGGTCAGTCTTttctgtgtgatgtacagacctgtgtacatgtattttatacattaGCTCATGAAGCAACAGAAATCTCAGCCtctgcatctacatgtagatatacaatCATGACAACACCAGACATTATTGGTTAtcattttgtctgtatgtatgttttcCACGTAATTGACATTGCTTTGgatacatagagattatcagGACAGTCCATGATCCACGATCATGTATGAGCTAGTCTAAGAATTGTCTGAGGTTGGCCTGTTGTATCAGCGTGACCTTGTAATTTAGGTTGTTTAGGGGACAAAGTTAGGAATTTTCACCAAAAGGGTCAGTCATATAATCATTGAGTTCTAATAGATGCTGGGACGTCATGGTGTTAACCATGCTTGATTTGTAGAACAAGTTAATTTGGGAGGCGCGATCAAAGTTTGGGCAGTTTTGGACTCGAAAGTTAGATAATTTCCGCCCAGGCTGTAGGGAACATGCTTGTCGTTTCTTTGCGtgctacaattaaaatgaagACCATTCaatgtgttttctttacaatttaatgttgttgttgtacatataGTTACCTCACCATAATGTCCGATGTTAGTTCAGGGCTTTCCCTGGTAAAGTGCgctttgaatgtaaacattgaaagtagTTTCTGTTTTCAGAGGATACATATATACGGACCATCATTCACGGACAGTATAGGCTGCTACTCTATGAGTTGGGTAACAGTTGGGTGATAAAATACATTAGAATAAGAGCTGTTTTCAGCTAGCCTGATTTCAAAATGGCCTAtactatatacacatacatgtacttcacaagCAGCTGCCAGTATATTTATAGTATGGCTTACAATGCTGgcacataatttacatgtaaggcTTTCATGTTAGATTGTATCGATACTGTAATATTGTACACCCAGACAgagaataatctacatgcatgtagagtAGACCATTCCGCCCACATcattatcaataaaattgattTTACCTCATGTTCTTAATATAGCAATCTAGTATAAACAGCTGTACTCCTTTAGCACACTTTTGATGCATACATAAATTCTGattcagatttgttttcttgaaaagaTAGGTTTTCAGAATGAAACTCATTTACCTGTAGTATTAGCATTCGGTAACACCTttaggagctacatgtactttgtgctGTAACAGTCCATTATAACATttgatatacacatatacatataataccaGTACATCATGTACAGTTTTAGTTTAAATTTCACTCCGCCAGACATGGGAAAAATACCTGTCAATATCTGAGTTGCTGAGTAATGGAAATAAGAAAATGTCTTTACCTTGGTATTTTTGTATTATTCATATTCACATACACTCCAGCACTtgagatgtacatacatgtgtgctgGAACCCAGCTCCCACTGCCATGACTGAATGGGTCAACCAGTAGAATGTATACTTGGACATGGTTTTGTCCTGGGCTGACTTTATTCAGAGCTTTGGTGTCTCTATTCAGTTTCCTAAACCTTTATTAATCAGACTGCCTTTATACATTTATCAGCAGGTAGGTTCAATATTTTGTAATGTTTGGTATTACGAAATAATGATAGATGTGTTTTAGAtcacatttatgtgtatatggatgatataatcttagatgtctTAAGTTGACCTgaaatttcgcccatgactgTGAAGACATTTTGACTAATTCTgaaagttctgttgatcttagaaaggtgctttgaggtttgtttggaaggtaggatgatagtctactgggaaaatgtaaataatttgacttttatttacctctaaaatgCACCCATTTGGGtgatattttatgtcatttacttcaataattttttttttttttatttctgtacatgtattttgaaattgTATTTAGCAAACGTACTCTGGACACAATCTTCTATTTCTTTTTGTCTGGTTGTTTTTCAGGCTGTGCTCAAGTGCATGTTGTTGCTGTTAAAACTCGAGTCTCAGTACCATGAAATGTGTCTACAGGAAATGCAGACGACTTTACGAGAACTTGCTCAGTCATGCGCCAGTCATAGTTGCCATGACGTCCTCCAGTTAATGGCTAGTCTAGGATTGGCCAGTCAGGGATCTCCTAACAGAAGCCTTGGGAAATCTGTTGGCCAGTATTCAGCCTTGAGTGATAAAGGCACACCCCATACTCAAGGTAGCCATGACGACTTGCTGTCAATCAAAGAAAATGGAAGCATAGAACTGGAAGAAACTGCCAAATTACCGGCTAAACAGGGCTCAAAGTCTTCAATATTCTCTTTGTTTGGTCGCAAAAATTCACCAGAGGATGTGAAGAACAATGGAAGCTCATTTTATGTTGACATAAAGTCTGACAAACAGCCTGTGAACTCTAAATCTTGTGGCCTGTCAAACATGTCAAACCAGCAGCTACATGTGGACACAGGAAGTGTGCTGTCACTATCTGTGACTCCACCCCCGAGTGATGGCAGTACCAAAACTTCTCTGACCTCTGACAGACTTGGCATTATTGGAAGCAAGAGCAAAGGTAGGCAACTCTTGTGCTTTCAGCAGGGGTGAGACTTTTCAGCTGATAACAGCtgatttcagctgattttaaaGTGCTCTCTCAGTCCCAAGAGCTGCCAGgcggaaatattaaactgatatgaagggTACCCTATGCAGTATAGCTAGCACCAGGgttcaaaatatttacaatagaAAATGCTATTTATAACCCCTATCAGTGAAGAGCCCTTAAAAGCAAAAGCTTCTTCAGTTTCTGTAAAGTTTTCCTGATGTTACgggataatattccttatgtgacaatGAATCAGGCTGATATGGCGTCGAGTATTaaaggcagttatgctggaatgacatcATGAGCATTGGAAAGAACATCATTTGTTGGTGTAGGTCAGTGATGGGCgacgtcaagtgttcttgcatgacgtcacacgaGGCAAAATGGGAAtcgacagaaaacttttgtttccgtattatcCTTCCGAACTATAACATCGGTTCTTATACAGTcccttttttgttgttgttgttacaaatTAAGAAAGTTATTCCTACAATCtggatccttatcatttaaccttgcttttAGGACAGACATGTCTTAACACTAGAGTAGCTCTTTAAGGGAAATCAAGTATTATATTTTTGGGGTCAGCTAGGAGAAGAAATTTCTCACTGaatcaaatgtttaaattgCTGGCTTTCAATCCTTAACCAATGAGATTGCATGTTTGATCCAGCTCAGTCACATATACCTGATcgataccaatcaaatacatgtgagtgttaaaataaagtaaataacatTTGGGTGCCATGCTCTTGTATATTTCAGCCTCACGGAACAGTCAGCTTGCATCTGAGGAAGAGCTAGACAGTGTTATTAATCTGTTATCTGGCTGTGGGGCCAGCAACAGTAGTAACAGTAGCAGTCGGGCCTCGCCACAAATGCAAAGTATACCCGAGAACAAAGTGGCATCCCCGAGGCTTGAACTGCCGCGGGACCACCTCCCGCACCATCACCACACAACGCCCAGGGGCCTCTCCCCGACCCCTGCCAGCACAAACTCCTCAGGGGTTGGGCCTGTCGTCACCCACATTCCCATCACCGTGACACGAGAACCTGACAGCCTTAAACCTCCGCCTCGCACCCAGCACCATAGACGCTCCGAGGGGTCCATAGACTTCACCAACAGCGACTTCTATGGCCGGAATACCTGGCCACATCAGCACCGCACCAGTCTTCCAAATGGACCCCCTGGTGCCCCCCAGGGACTTTATGACCCTCTGTCTCAGGAACAGCAGTCCTTTGCTCGTCGCTACTCTTCCGATCTGCAGGCCAGACCACGCGGTTACTGCGGTAACCATTTGTTGTCCTACCCTCAGTGGACGTTTCCCGAGTCTAAGTTCCAGACATGGCAGACGTTGTCGAGTCATACCAGTTCTCAGGCCAGTGGACTGGCTACAGCTGGGTAAGTTAGCTAAAGCAACCCTACATTAAGGTCAAGAACTGCATTGTAGCCATGATTGTAACTCATAGATCAAGGTTATAAAGCAAGTCACTTTTTTGgtataaaatagaaaatgtcACGCAAAAGCTgatgcaaatttttaaaaaaaaaaaaaacaggcttgGTGTAGACGTATTTTGTTTGTTAATCAGTGAAGTGACCTTGCTTGAAcctttgatgttttgtttggTCAGATCTGACACGATGACCAGTAGCTGGTCTGGCTTCCAAGACTCCAGTGACCTCAGTGATGATTCGTCTAGCGGAGAACAGTTCTTTGCGGTCGGATTGGACCTGGTCAACGCATTAGACTCAAAGTGAGCATACGTTctacatgtcttttttttttggaggggggggggggtccccACAGTAGATAATGATTTTGTGATTATTGGCACAAATATATCatatttttcatgtatgttGTAACTCTTGGGTATGGtattaaatattgaaatttcaTGATTGAAATATACTGCCTTTCAGTAGATATCAGACTCATACCTGTACTAATCTACTTATATTGTTAAAGtgattctgaagtttgaaacagttataaaatGACACACTTTATCAATTTTACAAGCATTATTgccaattttgtgaaaatgaaatgctattCTAAAATGATAACAAGAACTCAGGAGGATCAGAGCTGAtaaattttttgacaaaaatatctGGTATAGCCTCATTAAACTTTTGTTCTGTGATACAATAATGTTCAAGATATACAAATCAagtattaaattttaacactCAACGATTAATGTGTTGAAGTTTATACTGCATGTATgtcagcacagtgcaatgacccaggagccttccacagagcggtcgctgtgagttcaagtccagttcatgctggctctGCTtggttcctctcaccataatgctggccgccattgtataagtgaaatattcttgagtatggcgtaaaacaccaatcagataaataaatagatttatacTGCATGTATTACGTTTCCAACTCTTTCTCTGACAGAAATGATAGCAGTGATGAAGAGCTTGAACAAAGAGCTTTTCTCCGGGATGCCAAAGAACAAAGACCTAGAAGTCTGGAAAATCTTCTGGTaagtatgtacacacacatttatAGGCTCCAGAGGGTTTCCGTGTGATTCTGTATATTCCTCTGTCACACTCAAGTTACATAGATGACAGTGTCTTTGTGACATATTGTATCAAAACAAGTGTGCAGTGAGCtcttactggcttcctctctgactgtctgtgggaaggtttgtcagcaacttgcagatggccgagggtttcccaccataatgctggccgccgtcatataagtgaaatgttcttgagaatggcgtaaaacaccaatcagataaataaatcaatcaatcaaaacaagCAGTTGTGTGAGTGGACAGTAGATAAGGGGAGATGTAAGGGAAGGGAGGAGATGGTCTTTGGTGATTGAgtgcatgtctgtctgtttgtccatCGATAGAAAAAATTGCCCTATACAcaaatttttgtgtttgttttgttaataatttGTGCATAATAATTGCAGAATTTCGTGCTTTATTGTTGGATTTAATTGGCTGTCTTAACAGTGGTAAGTTTTATGAAGTAGCAGGAAAAAAAGACCTGTTAAGTGTTACTTCCTGGATGTTTGGGGCTGTTTCTGCTCATGGCCGTCTGTGATTTACATCATTGTGATCGATGAAACGGATTAAGTGCTGTTTCAACTTGATGTCAGTTGCTGAGAGTTAACTTCGTTGAAACTGCTTTCAgttgtgtttttcttcatttcctttATCGCATGGCAGGACGTGAAATCCAACTACACCTGGCCTCCCAAGCAGCCCTGGGCAAGGTCTGCACTGGTGATCAGTGAGGCCATGGAGGCGTCTGTCCACGACAATGCTCACCGCCCTCTGCAGATGCAGTGGAGTGATCCCATGTCCAGTCGCAATGTCTGGGGTGCAGCAGGTAAGGGAGCTAACTCCAAGCGGACTTTTATCTCTCCACGTACAAAGCTTACTAATTTGTActttaagggagataacttgtaGAAAACTCAAATTTGGCTTAGGTTATGTTCATGTCAGATGCAGCCCCCTAGTTGGCCACTTGTATGTAGTACAAATCTTTGTGTTTGCCCTAAAACTTCATCCcaatatgtatatttcatagGGAAATAAATTTTGCTGCTTACAGTTTCCAAGTTGTTTGCCT
Proteins encoded in this window:
- the LOC135465690 gene encoding uncharacterized protein LOC135465690, which translates into the protein MENIRRHFPFTGQTNKGLASAERSSVFHVEMKQEADRSCAPDGIRSEVTNQPANQGSAESVQQLLAGFVQCLSKYHSSGTQLRQELGQTLKGTLYQPLGAMCTTKLPHNIFDRRADFLQLANDIHALLTGLQENPPKTETSQQAVLKCMLLLLKLESQYHEMCLQEMQTTLRELAQSCASHSCHDVLQLMASLGLASQGSPNRSLGKSVGQYSALSDKGTPHTQGSHDDLLSIKENGSIELEETAKLPAKQGSKSSIFSLFGRKNSPEDVKNNGSSFYVDIKSDKQPVNSKSCGLSNMSNQQLHVDTGSVLSLSVTPPPSDGSTKTSLTSDRLGIIGSKSKASRNSQLASEEELDSVINLLSGCGASNSSNSSSRASPQMQSIPENKVASPRLELPRDHLPHHHHTTPRGLSPTPASTNSSGVGPVVTHIPITVTREPDSLKPPPRTQHHRRSEGSIDFTNSDFYGRNTWPHQHRTSLPNGPPGAPQGLYDPLSQEQQSFARRYSSDLQARPRGYCGNHLLSYPQWTFPESKFQTWQTLSSHTSSQASGLATAGSDTMTSSWSGFQDSSDLSDDSSSGEQFFAVGLDLVNALDSKNDSSDEELEQRAFLRDAKEQRPRSLENLLDVKSNYTWPPKQPWARSALVISEAMEASVHDNAHRPLQMQWSDPMSSRNVWGAAGLGPQLQHRAMHDFGPLPH